In the Methylophilus sp. 5 genome, one interval contains:
- a CDS encoding proprotein convertase P-domain-containing protein, whose protein sequence is MSIFVWSEIGINEINNLYLYGSLTKPSTVDIHRPKDTTITIQMDAASFMSGGAGRMANGTQSKFVNDFMTGTIMPANGTRQVFTADSLDPQDRYFSIQQYNYADGILDSDSRTWIYNTSPYEISPDAQFIIEADGTRHIENFAIWPRQENFDFVGSGAATSLNGIAQPTLDPLGIGRKVFIDFVGKTYIPSRSYSQADFILDQQKQSNTYRADTPGLVTAGSEIIPNAVLMLLNANQDIRSAFGDIVSTMYTSPLITPQVTIDGNWQITNYGNGVNQKTFIGVDGPEVIRGFTESWEIGSNQGSKVVVQILNGSRDVVEYQNGILTNSTHFRVNTVTGVETVININSAELETSYQQITARNQSLSDIALQRNMSLSTLQAMNRHITDPNATLNGESVIVDLNPDSGSGPVSSSVSVNTTTTAPSASTGQVAGETPVNADNSTLRNDGISTISGVGNVNLDSGFWAVINDYISDGFRLGNQNLSNNSLLGLGMGPIDHLSFVTQVNMNANAINNASAGLPKFIPTDPLVLDLNGDGVKLTNYIDAPVLFDIDHDSGATKEQTGWVSAQDGIVVYDLNSNGKIDDISETLSEYFNGAIGTNGSGGTKPYANGLAALKSLDSNGDNQFTNADTAWANVNVWVDANHDGITDAGELKTLSSLNITSINLTPTLQSGLVRDGNEILASSTFVQNGQTKEALAANFIANPNGSNFTTSGTGTLTTTEGDVKSYTAGNDGETVDVAQKGVNNALGGTGDDTLIGDGANNWLAGNLGVDTINAGAGDDVILFDSLDTIDGGEGTDIAQVVGDEGVTLNLTQSHIEVVAGGRGDDILIGGGRSSVFIKGGEGNDIIIGGAANDVLSGEDGNDVIDGGAGNDVIRGHRGQDQLMGGAGDDIIEGGQDDDSLSGGDGNDVLNGGQGDDTIDGGAGNDIVQFTGSYADYRITKISANGQTTYRITDTLGRDGTDTITNVEKLSFKDVSWIDPDAAAPMPVKDVLEKDANNVAFDRIAAHLISKTQLLGNDIDRQGDTLKITAVSDVQGGTATITTAGDVLFTPDVNYKGVMGFKYSVADAANNQMQVTNTSTNQTAVMKATVYLRTADMPNDPSIVDQWYLSEINVIPVWQDYTGKGVRIGQFEPGSEFATTKEILDVTHYDLKSNLNAAWLADPTPGRMAGEGADGAYSNHATLVAGVMVAANNGEGGIGVAYDATIGAHWIANDLYDISAMGRYINYDVVNNSWGASQPYSVRFGQTMASGDYVNAVQYGRSGLGTVMVLAGGNDRQTGGNANADNFGNNRYGIQVGSINSKSDLGVLQVGGKPFSNPGASLLVSAPGSNITSTSRLIESDNGSTFGSDESVTQGTSFATPIVSGVVALMLEANPGLGYRDVQEILAMSAKKVTDTTTVWADNRATNWNGGGMHTSLDYGFGEVDALAAVRLAETWTTRQTAVNEHFLDKSSGTLNKAMTDNGTITSTISMGGGISIEHVEVDIDYTHQRWGDLVITLVAPNGTESVLANRIGKVPGSAATDLGSTQSGNLKFTFMTTRDWGELSTGNWTLKVTDAATGSTGTLNSWNLRVYGKQVDIDDTFIYTDEYATISGRNTLSDTDGGLDTVNASAVTGNTTVNLTTGAATLKGKALTISSPANFENVFTGDGNDTVVGNAANNLLDAGRGSNTLTGNAGKDIFVIRSRDNGTDTITDFAYASGEKVILVGFEGKSFSSLVFTQSGADTIASLGNGQTIVFKNTTVANISSTSLFEFQDVFLAPENYFDSNATPITPGGVLNGTSGDDTLNGSSAAEVVSGMDGDDTLRGGAGDDVLDGGAGSDYLYGDDGNDILYLDGDSSGMSITANGVTFTDALATGGLGADRFIVRQAGYGTQSNIIADFDINNPNEKIDLSQLGIYSFSELSLSQLSLNNTQVASIGLKSGGGNLASLVGYTREQITPSIFIFATPTGGVATPSPSDPATAGVTTSGNTLTGDAGGNTLNGGSGMRVMSGRTGDDTYIVDYVGDVVSEFSGGGYDVVHASVTYTLADNVEALVLTGLSAINGTGNSASNRIVGNSADNILDGQGGSDDLVGGLGNDTYIVDVGTDSITERANEGVDSVQSSVSWTLGLNLENLTLTGVNSINAAGNRLNNVLIGNSGNNTLDGAEGADAMQGGAGDDTYFIDNAGDIVTENLNEGIDTIYTSVNLGRNLDTNVENIILFGSATTATGNDLDNILIGNDLANTLNGGIGNDYLDGGLGVDTLVGGDGDDTYIVDTTTDTITETATGGIDTVQSSVTFTLGTNVENLTLIGTAAINGTGNALDNVITGNSGNNTLNGGAGVDTLIGGDGNDTYVIDTDTDTLVEFANRGTDLVQSGVSYTLGTNVENLTLTGTTAINGTGNSLNNVLTGSSGNNILDGGEGNDTLNGGAGTDTLIGGNGDDTYIVDTATDTITETTAGGFDTVQSSVTFTLGTNVENLTLTGATAINGTGNAQDNLIKGNSANNTLNAGAGNDTLEGGAGTDTLVGGDGDDTYIVDTTTDTITETTTGGFDTVQSSVTFTLGANVENLTLTGTAAINGTGNALDNVITGNSGANVLTGGAGVDTLIGGDGNDTYVVDTDTDTITETVTGGVDTVQSSVTFALGSTSNLENLTLTGTAAINGTGNSLNNVLTGNSANNILDGGDGVDTLAGGAGNDTYIVDSTTDTITEAASSGTDTVQSSVTYTLGANLENLTLTGAAAINGTGNTLDNVMTGNSGNNIMDGGTGNDILDGGDGIDTLAGGAGNDTYIVDTTTDTITEAASSGTDTVQSSVTYTLGANLENLTLTGTAAINGTGNTLNNVITGNSGNNILDGGTGTDTLVGGDGDDTYIVDTTTDTITETATGGVDTVQSSVTFTLGTNVENLTLTGVAAIHGTGNALDNVITGNSGANVLTGGAGVDTLIGGDGDDTYIVDTTTDIISETATGGTDSVQSSVTFTLGANVENLTLTGTTAINGTGNTLNNVITGTSGNNILDGGDGIDTLAGGAGNDTYIVDSTTDTITEAANSGADTVQSSVTYTLGANLENLTLTGTAAINGTGNTLNNVITGNSGNNTLEGGAGTDALVGGDGDDTYIVDTATDIITETATGGTDMVQSSVTFTLGANVENLTLTGTAAINGTGNALDNVITGNSGANVLTGGAGVDTLIGGDGNDTYVVDTDTDTLVELANGGTDLVQSSVSYTLGANLEGLTITGTAAINGTGNELDNVITGNSGNNILDGGDGVDTLAGGAGNDTYIVDSATDTITEVASSGTDTVQSSVTYTLGANLENLTLTGTAAINGIGNTLNNVMTGNSGDNILDGGTGTDTLIGGDGDDTYIVDTATDIITETATGGTDTVQSSVTFTLGTNVENLTLTGAAAINGTGNALDNVITGNDANNTLNGGAGNDTLDGGLGTDTLVGGDGDDTYIVDTATEIITETATGGIDTILSGVTFTLGTNVENLTLTGAAVINGTGNALDNVITGNSGDNVLDGGDGSDTLDGGNGNNTLYGGNGGDDLYGGNNSDYLYGGDDDDFLLAGAGDDYLDGGSGADFMGGGFGNDTYIVDNENDQIGSESSVIIGGLDTVISSAIAYYGLADAPYVEVLRLVGAAVEGGGSQMNNLLVGNTNDNILGGTSGLELRESGGNDIVQGMSGNDVLNDKLGNNLLDGGSGVDVINAGNGNDLIIGGTNNDTITTGTGKDVILFNKGDGVDTINASVGTDNTLSLGGNFAYSDLSLTKSSNDLILKMGASDQITLKGWYDTAANNKSVLNLQVIADAMQGFSLGGADTLRNNKVETFNFANLVSAFDAAGATANWQLTDARLTAHLSAGSNTAAIGGDIAYQYGNTGSLTGVGLLAAQAVMNNASVGQSAQTLNASSSWAAETIKLS, encoded by the coding sequence ATGTCAATTTTTGTTTGGAGTGAAATTGGTATAAATGAGATTAATAATTTATATCTTTATGGGTCGTTAACAAAACCAAGTACTGTCGATATACATAGGCCTAAGGACACAACAATCACTATCCAGATGGATGCTGCTAGTTTTATGTCCGGTGGAGCTGGACGAATGGCAAATGGTACTCAATCCAAGTTTGTTAATGATTTTATGACAGGCACAATTATGCCTGCAAATGGAACTCGTCAAGTATTTACAGCTGATTCCCTTGACCCGCAGGATAGATACTTTTCAATACAGCAATATAATTATGCAGATGGCATTCTTGATTCAGACTCTCGCACGTGGATTTATAACACTTCACCCTATGAAATTTCACCAGATGCTCAATTTATTATTGAAGCCGATGGTACTCGGCATATTGAGAATTTTGCTATTTGGCCTAGGCAAGAGAACTTTGATTTTGTAGGAAGTGGTGCAGCGACCTCATTAAATGGTATTGCTCAGCCTACGTTAGATCCTTTAGGAATTGGGCGCAAAGTGTTTATAGATTTTGTTGGCAAAACATATATTCCGTCCAGAAGTTATAGTCAAGCGGACTTTATTTTAGATCAACAAAAGCAATCAAATACATATCGTGCTGACACCCCGGGATTAGTAACTGCTGGGAGCGAGATTATACCTAACGCCGTTCTTATGTTGCTAAATGCAAATCAAGATATTCGCAGTGCATTCGGAGACATCGTCTCCACAATGTACACCAGTCCATTAATCACTCCTCAGGTAACTATAGATGGTAATTGGCAGATTACCAATTACGGGAATGGTGTAAATCAAAAAACTTTTATTGGTGTAGATGGCCCGGAGGTTATCAGGGGTTTTACAGAGTCTTGGGAAATTGGTTCTAATCAGGGCTCGAAAGTAGTTGTACAGATTCTAAATGGCAGTAGAGATGTTGTAGAGTATCAAAATGGTATTTTAACAAATTCCACTCATTTTAGAGTTAACACTGTGACAGGTGTTGAAACGGTAATAAATATAAATTCAGCAGAGCTAGAAACTAGTTATCAACAAATAACCGCTCGTAATCAATCTCTTTCAGACATCGCTTTGCAACGTAACATGTCATTGTCTACGCTGCAAGCAATGAATCGACATATTACAGACCCAAATGCAACATTAAATGGTGAAAGTGTCATAGTAGATTTAAATCCTGATTCTGGCTCTGGCCCCGTTAGCTCCTCTGTAAGTGTAAATACTACGACTACGGCCCCTTCTGCTAGTACTGGACAAGTAGCTGGTGAAACACCTGTCAATGCCGATAACAGCACTTTAAGAAATGATGGTATAAGCACTATTAGCGGCGTAGGAAATGTTAATTTAGATAGTGGATTTTGGGCAGTTATTAATGATTATATTTCAGATGGTTTTCGCCTAGGTAACCAGAATCTTAGCAATAATTCGCTTCTTGGTTTAGGTATGGGGCCCATTGACCATTTGAGCTTTGTCACTCAAGTGAACATGAATGCCAACGCTATCAATAATGCATCTGCCGGATTGCCTAAATTTATCCCCACCGACCCATTAGTGTTAGACCTTAATGGCGATGGTGTTAAGTTGACCAACTATATTGATGCTCCAGTTCTGTTTGATATAGACCATGATAGTGGTGCTACCAAAGAGCAAACTGGCTGGGTCAGTGCGCAGGATGGCATCGTCGTATATGACCTTAATAGTAACGGCAAGATAGATGATATATCAGAAACGCTTTCTGAATATTTCAATGGTGCCATTGGCACTAATGGCAGCGGAGGTACCAAGCCTTATGCAAATGGGTTGGCTGCACTCAAAAGCCTGGATTCTAATGGTGACAACCAATTCACCAATGCAGATACCGCTTGGGCGAATGTTAATGTTTGGGTAGATGCCAACCACGATGGCATCACCGATGCTGGCGAGCTCAAAACCCTCTCCTCCCTAAACATCACCAGCATCAATCTAACTCCAACCTTGCAGTCTGGCCTCGTGCGTGATGGTAACGAAATCTTGGCCAGCAGCACCTTTGTACAAAATGGCCAAACTAAAGAAGCGCTAGCTGCTAATTTTATTGCAAACCCGAATGGCAGTAACTTTACTACTAGTGGTACTGGCACCCTTACGACTACAGAGGGTGATGTTAAAAGCTATACCGCAGGTAATGACGGTGAGACTGTAGATGTTGCACAAAAAGGAGTGAATAACGCGCTGGGTGGTACGGGTGATGACACGCTCATTGGTGATGGTGCCAACAACTGGCTCGCGGGTAATTTGGGCGTTGACACTATCAACGCAGGTGCGGGTGATGATGTTATTTTGTTTGATAGCCTAGATACGATTGATGGCGGTGAAGGTACCGATATTGCCCAAGTGGTGGGTGATGAAGGCGTCACGCTTAATCTTACTCAAAGTCATATTGAAGTGGTGGCAGGTGGTCGAGGGGATGACATTCTAATTGGCGGTGGACGCAGTAGTGTGTTTATCAAAGGTGGGGAAGGTAATGACATTATTATCGGAGGTGCAGCTAACGATGTGCTCTCTGGTGAGGATGGTAATGATGTCATTGATGGTGGTGCCGGAAATGATGTTATACGTGGACACCGCGGGCAAGATCAGTTGATGGGCGGTGCTGGTGATGACATTATCGAAGGCGGGCAAGACGATGATAGTTTGTCCGGTGGTGATGGAAATGATGTGCTCAATGGTGGTCAGGGTGATGACACTATAGATGGCGGTGCTGGTAATGACATTGTTCAGTTCACTGGATCATATGCGGATTATCGAATTACTAAAATCAGCGCAAACGGTCAAACGACCTATCGTATTACTGATACGTTGGGGCGAGATGGCACGGATACTATAACTAATGTTGAAAAGCTGTCATTTAAAGATGTAAGCTGGATTGACCCGGATGCCGCTGCACCAATGCCTGTGAAAGATGTTTTGGAGAAAGATGCTAATAACGTTGCTTTTGACAGAATTGCAGCACATCTAATTAGTAAGACGCAATTGCTTGGTAATGATATTGATAGGCAGGGTGACACTTTAAAAATTACTGCTGTGAGTGATGTGCAAGGAGGCACTGCAACCATCACAACTGCCGGAGATGTATTGTTTACTCCTGATGTCAATTATAAAGGTGTAATGGGATTTAAATACAGTGTTGCAGATGCAGCTAACAATCAGATGCAAGTGACTAACACCTCCACAAATCAAACAGCTGTCATGAAAGCGACAGTTTATTTACGCACCGCCGATATGCCCAATGACCCATCGATCGTCGATCAATGGTATTTAAGTGAAATAAATGTTATTCCCGTTTGGCAAGACTATACCGGTAAAGGCGTTCGGATTGGTCAATTTGAGCCTGGTAGTGAGTTCGCTACAACTAAAGAGATTCTGGATGTCACGCATTATGATCTTAAGTCTAACCTAAATGCAGCTTGGTTAGCTGACCCCACCCCCGGCAGGATGGCTGGCGAAGGGGCTGATGGAGCTTACTCAAATCACGCTACGCTGGTTGCAGGTGTAATGGTAGCTGCCAATAATGGCGAAGGCGGTATTGGGGTTGCATATGACGCCACTATAGGTGCTCATTGGATTGCCAATGATCTTTACGATATTAGTGCGATGGGACGATACATCAATTATGACGTTGTAAACAATTCTTGGGGGGCCAGCCAGCCTTACAGCGTTCGTTTCGGCCAAACAATGGCTAGTGGCGATTATGTCAATGCTGTCCAGTATGGCCGTAGCGGCTTAGGTACTGTTATGGTGTTGGCCGGTGGAAATGATCGCCAAACAGGTGGAAATGCTAATGCTGATAATTTCGGTAATAACCGTTATGGAATTCAGGTCGGCAGTATTAATTCAAAAAGCGATCTAGGTGTGTTACAGGTAGGAGGTAAGCCGTTCAGTAACCCTGGAGCAAGTTTGCTTGTTTCTGCTCCTGGGTCAAATATTACCTCTACTAGCAGATTGATTGAGTCTGACAACGGTAGCACTTTCGGTAGTGATGAGTCTGTAACGCAAGGTACAAGTTTTGCCACGCCAATTGTCAGTGGTGTCGTTGCTTTAATGCTAGAGGCGAACCCCGGTTTAGGATATCGCGATGTGCAAGAAATTCTTGCCATGAGCGCTAAAAAAGTCACCGATACAACCACCGTTTGGGCAGATAACCGTGCCACCAATTGGAATGGTGGTGGGATGCATACCTCATTAGATTACGGTTTTGGTGAAGTCGATGCTTTAGCTGCTGTACGTTTGGCTGAAACATGGACTACCAGGCAAACTGCTGTAAATGAACACTTTTTAGACAAATCAAGTGGAACGCTTAATAAAGCGATGACTGACAATGGCACGATTACGTCCACGATTAGTATGGGTGGAGGGATTAGTATTGAGCATGTCGAGGTGGATATTGACTACACCCATCAACGTTGGGGTGATTTGGTTATTACGCTGGTTGCTCCAAACGGTACGGAATCTGTTTTGGCAAATCGTATTGGTAAAGTTCCAGGTAGTGCTGCAACCGATTTAGGTAGTACCCAATCTGGGAACCTGAAATTTACTTTTATGACCACTAGAGATTGGGGTGAGCTCTCAACAGGTAATTGGACATTGAAGGTAACAGATGCTGCTACCGGCAGTACAGGTACTTTAAATAGCTGGAACTTAAGAGTATATGGGAAGCAAGTAGATATAGATGACACTTTCATTTATACAGACGAATATGCAACTATTAGTGGGCGCAATACCCTTTCTGACACTGATGGTGGATTGGATACGGTCAATGCTTCTGCCGTCACAGGAAATACTACAGTTAATTTAACTACAGGTGCCGCGACACTTAAGGGAAAAGCATTAACCATTTCAAGTCCGGCTAATTTCGAAAATGTTTTTACTGGAGACGGTAATGATACCGTTGTTGGAAATGCAGCAAACAATTTATTAGATGCAGGCAGAGGCTCTAATACCTTAACTGGAAATGCCGGAAAAGATATATTTGTAATAAGAAGTCGTGACAATGGTACAGATACGATTACAGACTTTGCATATGCCTCAGGTGAAAAAGTCATATTAGTGGGGTTTGAGGGGAAGAGTTTTAGTAGTTTAGTCTTCACTCAGTCTGGGGCAGATACCATTGCCAGCCTAGGTAATGGGCAAACGATTGTTTTCAAAAACACTACTGTAGCAAACATCAGTTCAACGTCCCTTTTCGAATTTCAGGACGTTTTCTTGGCTCCCGAAAATTACTTCGACAGTAATGCAACACCCATTACACCTGGAGGTGTTTTAAATGGGACAAGTGGTGACGATACATTAAATGGCTCTTCAGCAGCAGAAGTGGTTTCTGGGATGGACGGAGATGATACTTTACGCGGAGGTGCTGGAGATGATGTGTTGGATGGAGGCGCTGGAAGTGATTATCTTTATGGCGATGATGGTAACGACATACTTTACCTTGATGGCGACTCTTCTGGTATGAGCATAACTGCCAATGGCGTGACATTCACAGATGCATTGGCAACGGGTGGTTTAGGTGCAGATCGTTTTATTGTAAGGCAGGCTGGATATGGTACACAGTCAAACATTATTGCCGATTTCGACATTAATAACCCGAATGAAAAAATAGATCTTTCTCAGCTTGGGATTTATTCATTTTCTGAGCTTTCATTGTCTCAATTGAGTTTGAATAATACCCAAGTGGCTAGTATTGGACTGAAGTCTGGTGGGGGTAATCTAGCTTCACTAGTCGGCTACACAAGAGAGCAGATCACACCGTCTATTTTTATTTTTGCTACCCCAACTGGAGGCGTTGCAACACCGAGTCCTAGTGATCCTGCAACTGCTGGAGTTACGACTAGCGGAAATACGTTAACTGGTGATGCTGGAGGTAATACCTTAAATGGTGGTTCTGGCATGCGGGTAATGAGTGGTCGCACAGGAGATGATACCTACATAGTTGATTATGTAGGGGATGTGGTCAGTGAATTCTCGGGAGGTGGGTACGATGTCGTGCATGCATCGGTTACTTATACGCTCGCTGATAATGTAGAAGCTCTTGTTTTGACAGGTCTATCAGCCATTAATGGTACTGGTAACTCTGCGTCAAATCGAATCGTTGGAAACAGTGCCGATAATATTCTTGATGGACAAGGTGGGTCTGATGATTTGGTCGGTGGTCTAGGCAATGATACTTATATAGTTGACGTTGGAACAGATAGTATTACAGAGCGTGCAAATGAAGGGGTTGATAGTGTTCAGTCGTCAGTTTCATGGACACTTGGACTAAACCTTGAAAATCTTACACTCACCGGTGTTAATAGCATTAACGCTGCTGGTAACAGATTAAATAATGTATTGATAGGCAATAGTGGTAATAATACGCTTGATGGTGCTGAAGGTGCAGATGCCATGCAAGGCGGTGCAGGAGACGATACCTATTTTATAGATAATGCAGGTGACATCGTTACTGAAAATCTTAATGAAGGAATTGATACTATCTATACGTCTGTAAACTTGGGACGTAACCTAGATACTAATGTTGAGAATATCATTCTATTTGGCAGTGCAACAACGGCAACAGGTAATGATCTTGACAACATACTTATTGGTAATGACTTGGCCAATACTCTAAATGGCGGCATTGGTAATGATTATTTAGATGGCGGTTTGGGCGTTGATACCTTGGTTGGTGGAGACGGTGATGATACTTATATTGTCGATACAACTACGGACACGATCACTGAGACGGCTACTGGAGGTATAGACACGGTTCAGAGTAGCGTGACTTTTACGCTAGGGACTAACGTTGAGAATCTGACCTTAATAGGCACTGCTGCAATCAATGGTACGGGTAATGCGTTGGATAACGTGATCACTGGTAATAGTGGTAACAACACTCTCAATGGTGGTGCTGGTGTTGATACTTTGATTGGTGGCGATGGTAACGATACTTACGTTATTGATACTGATACCGATACGCTTGTTGAGTTTGCCAATCGCGGTACAGACTTAGTTCAGAGTGGCGTAAGTTATACGCTAGGGACTAACGTTGAGAATCTGACCTTAACTGGAACAACAGCAATTAATGGTACTGGCAACTCGTTAAACAACGTGCTTACTGGTAGCAGTGGCAACAATATTCTAGATGGTGGTGAGGGTAACGACACCTTGAATGGTGGTGCTGGTACAGACACTCTGATCGGTGGAAATGGCGATGATACTTATATTGTCGACACAGCTACTGATACGATCACAGAGACCACTGCAGGTGGTTTTGATACAGTTCAGAGCAGCGTGACGTTTACGCTAGGGACTAATGTTGAGAATCTGACCTTGACGGGGGCCACTGCTATCAATGGCACAGGTAATGCCCAGGATAATTTAATTAAGGGGAACAGTGCAAATAATACTCTGAATGCAGGAGCTGGTAACGATACTCTGGAAGGCGGTGCTGGTACAGACACCTTGGTTGGTGGAGATGGCGATGATACTTACATTGTCGATACTACTACTGATACGATCACAGAGACCACTACAGGTGGTTTTGATACAGTTCAGAGCAGCGTGACGTTTACGCTGGGTGCTAACGTTGAGAACCTGACCTTAACTGGAACGGCTGCGATCAATGGTACTGGTAATGCGTTGGATAACGTGATTACTGGTAATAGTGGTGCTAACGTTTTAACTGGCGGAGCTGGTGTTGATACTTTGATTGGTGGCGATGGTAACGATACTTACGTTGTTGATACTGACACCGATACGATTACCGAGACAGTGACTGGTGGTGTAGACACGGTTCAAAGTAGTGTTACTTTTGCTCTTGGCAGTACAAGCAATCTTGAAAACCTGACACTTACAGGAACAGCTGCAATTAATGGTACTGGCAATTCGTTGAACAATGTGCTTACTGGTAACAGTGCCAACAATATTCTAGATGGTGGTGATGGAGTTGACACCCTGGCTGGTGGTGCTGGCAATGATACTTACATAGTTGATAGCACGACTGACACGATCACTGAAGCGGCTAGCTCCGGGACTGATACGGTTCAAAGTAGCGTCACTTACACGCTTGGAGCCAATCTTGAGAATCTGACGTTAACTGGGGCTGCTGCGATCAATGGTACCGGTAATACGTTGGATAACGTGATGACCGGTAATAGCGGTAACAACATCATGGATGGCGGTACTGGTAACGACATTTTGGATGGTGGCGATGGTATTGACACCCTGGCTGGCGGTGCTGGTAACGATACATATATCGTTGATACCACCACTGACACGATCACCGAAGCGGCGAGCTCCGGGACTGATACGGTTCAAAGTAGCGTCACTTACACGCTTGGAGCCAACCTTGAGAATCTGACCTTAACTGGCACCGCTGCAATCAATGGTACTGGTAACACATTGAATAATGTGATCACTGGTAACAGTGGCAACAATATTCTGGATGGTGGTACTGGCACAGATACTTTGGTTGGCGGCGATGGTGATGATACCTACATTGTTGATACCACAACCGACACGATCACAGAAACTGCTACGGGTGGTGTTGATACAGTTCAGAGCAGCGTGACCTTTACGCTGGGTACTAACGTTGAGAACCTGACTTTAACAGGCGTCGCTGCGATCCATGGTACTGGTAATGCGTTGGATAACGTGATTACTGGTAATAGTGGTGCTAACGTTCTGACTGGCGGAGCTGGTGTCGACACTTTAATTGGTGGTGATGGTGATGATACCTACATTGTCGATACGACTACGGACATCATCAGTGAGACGGCGACTGGTGGTACAGACTCGGTTCAGAGCAGTGTGACGTTTACGCTGGGCGCTAATGTTGAGAATCTGACGTTAACAGGCACCACTGCGATCAATGGTACAGGTAATACGTTGAACAACGTGATTACTGGTACCAGCGGCAATAATATTTTAGATGGCGGTGATGGTATTGACACCCTGGCTGGCGGTGCTGGCAATGATACTTATATCGTTGATAGCACCACTGACACGATCACCGAAGCGGCTAACTCAGGGGCTGATACAGTTCAAAGTAGCGTCACTTACACGCTTGGAGCCAACCTTGAGAATCTGACCTTAACTGGCACCGCTGCAATCAATGGTACCGGTAATACGTTGAATAACGTGATTACTGGTAACAGCGGCAACAATACTCTTGAAGGCGGTGCTGGCACAGACGCCTTGGTAGGTGGAGACGGCGATGATACGTACATTGTTGATACGGCTACGGACATCATCACTGAGACAGCAACTGGCGGTACAGACATGGTTCAGAGCAGCGTGACGTTTACGTTAGGTGCTAATGTTGAGAATCTGACCTTAACTGGAACGGCCGCGATCAATGGCACTGGTAATGCCTTGGATAACGTGATCACTGGTAATAGTGGTGCTAACGTTTTAACTGGCGGAGCTGGTGTTGATACTTTGATTGGTGGCGATGGTAACGATACTTACGTTGTTGATACTGATACCGATACGCTTGTTGAGTTGGCGAATGGTGGAACTGATTTAGTTCAGAGTAGTGTCAGTTATACGCTTGGTGCTAATCTTGAGGGTCTGACCATAACCGGAACCGCTGCAATCAATGGTACGGGTAATGAGTTGGATAACGTGATTACTGGCAATAGTGGCAACAATATTCTGGATGGTGGTGATGGAGTTGACACTCTGGCTGGCGGTGCGGGCAATGATACATATATTGTTGATAGCGCCACTGATACGATCACTGAGGTCGCTAGTTCCGGGACTGATACCGTTCAAAGTAGCGTCACTTACACATTGGGTGCTAATCTTGAGAATCTGACACTCACAGGAACAGCTGCAATAAATGGTATAGGTAATACGTTGAACAATGTGATGACTGGTAACAGTGGTGACAACATTTTGGATGGTGGTACTGGCACAGATACTCTGATTGGTGGAGATGGTGACGATACGTACATTGTTGATACGGCTACAGACATCATCACCGAAACCGCGACTGGCGGTACAGATACAGTTCAGAGCAGCGTGACGTTTACGCTAGGTACTAACGTTGAGAACCTGACTTTAACAGGCGCCGCTGCGATCAATGGTACGGGTAATGCATTGGATAACGTAATCACTGGTAATGATGCTAACAATACTCTTAATGGCGGAGCCGGTAACGATACTCTAGATGGTGGATTGGGTACAGACACCTTGGTTGGCGGCGATGGTGACGATACGTACATTGTTGATACGGCTACAGAGATCATCACCGAGACAGCGACTGGTGGTATAGACACGATTCTGAGTGGCGTGACGTTTACGCTAGGTACTAACGTTGAGAACCTGACTTTAACAGGTGCCGCTGTGATCAATGGTACGGGTAATGCGTTGGATAACGTAATTACTGGCAATAGCGGAGACAATGTTCTAGATGGCGGCGATGGTAGTGACACATTGGACGGTGGCAATGGTAACAATACACTTTATGGTGGTAATGGTGGCGATGATTTGTATGGAGGCAATAACAGCGATTATTTATATGGTGGCGATGATGATGATTTTCTTTTGGCTGGAGCAGGAGATGATTACCTAGACGGTGGAAGTGGTGCCGACTTTATGGGCGGTGGATTCGGCAATGACACTTACATCGTGGACAATGAGAATGACCAGATTGGTTCTGAATCTTCGGTAATTATTGGTGGCTTGGATACAGTGATTAGTTCTGCAATAGCCTACTATGGTTTAGCTGATGCGCCATA